Proteins encoded by one window of Lathyrus oleraceus cultivar Zhongwan6 chromosome 1, CAAS_Psat_ZW6_1.0, whole genome shotgun sequence:
- the LOC127078230 gene encoding tobamovirus multiplication protein 1: MHLLFPFSDWSWWNRFTDSTLSHIPFFYALCAAYSLISFIALIQLIRIELRVPEYGWTTQKIFHLFNFIVSGVRALVFGFHARIFFLHPKVLTLVLLDLPGLVFFSTYTLLVLFWAEIYHQARSLPTDKLRIVYISVNGVMYFIQVGIWIYLWIYYNDVVDFIGKIFIGGLSFVVAIGFLIFGGRLFFMLKRFPIESKGRRKKLQEVGFVTAICFSCFLIRCVMVLVSAFDSDASLDVMDHPILDFIYYMVVEILPSALVLFILRKLPPKRISAQYHLIR, encoded by the exons ATGCACCTTCTCTTCCCTTTCTCCGATTGGTCTTGGTGGAACCGTTTCACCGATTCCACTCTCTCCCATATTCCATTCTTCTACGCTCTATGCGCTGCTTACTCTCTCATCTCCTTCATCGCTCTC ATTCAACTCATCAGAATTGAGCTTAGAGTACCGGAATACGGTTGGACTACGCAGAAGATTTTTCATCTATTTAACTTCATTGTTAGCggagt ACGTGCTCTAGTGTTTGGATTTCACGCTCGGATTTTTTTCTTGCATCCGAAG GTCTTGACTTTGGTGCTCTTAGATCTACCGGGGCTTGTATTTTTCTCAACATACACACTTCTTGTCCTTTTCTGGGCTGAAATTTATCACCAG GCGAGGAGTTTACCAACTGATAAGCTCAGGATAGTTTACATCTCTGTAAATGGTGTCATGTATTTTATCCAG GTTGGTATTTGGATTTACCTCTGGATATATTACAATGATGTCGTCGACTTCATTGGGAAGATATTTATTGGAG GTCTGTCATTTGTGGTTGCAATTGGCTTCCTAATATTTGGAGGAAG ATTATTTTTCATGCTGAAGCGTTTCCCAATTGAATCTAAGGGGAGGAGAAAGAAGCTTCAAGAG GTTGGGTTTGTCACAGCCATATGTTTCAGCTGTTTTCTGATAAGATGTGTGATG GTTCTTGTATCTGCATTTGATTCCGATGCATCTCTTGATGTTATGGACCATCCAATTTTGGACTTCATCTACTACATG GTGGTTGAGATCCTTCCTTCAGCTTTAGTCCTCTTCATACTGCGCAAATTGCCGCCAAAGAGAATATCAGCTCAATATCACCTTATCCGTTAA